CCGATCCAGTACTTGCCTGGACAGTGCTATCAAGTTGACAATTGTTTCCATTTGAATACCGTAGCAGACAAAGGGGCTCCACCAGTTTCTGCAGTCCTACATCGACATTTTCTATATCAGTGTCTATCCATTGAGAAAAGCAACTGGTGTGACCCACTGCATCATCACTGCTGATGAGCATTCGATTCATAGCCGTTCATATTGCGTGTCGGCAACAGCGTCAAATTATTCAAACtgaagtcgagaaaatgctcgccaaacacttcattgagccatcctgcagtccttgggcatcccctgttGTACTAGTCCACAAGAAAGACTGCACATGGCATTTCTGTGTCTACTATAGACACCTAAGCACAATTACAAGGACGTCCTCTGGCAGGAATAGATACCCTTGATTGCCTCCACGTTGTCTGTTTTTCTTACCAGAGTGGAAGTTTGGGCTAGTTgttgcgtagtcatatttgcaagttttTCAGCTTGCAAACATAGgtaaaaggacagggtagacagaaaaaATGCTGACTTCCTACTAACTTTATTTTGCAGAGTAGAAAAATATATTGGTCCAAAAAGGAATGATACAGAACAGGAACAAGCCTAATCAATGTGTCAGTATTAAGACACATGTGAAGGGTCCTCATTGCCCACCAGCCTGGTAATCACATTCTAACTGTGATAAAGCAATGCAGTCACTTGCATGGTCACTTGCATCCATACGAATGCAACTGGCCATGGCGTCAGCGCAGTGCTACGTCAATGTCAACATGGCCATAACTGCATTATACCAGTTGTCTCCTATATGCCTCTGAGCGCAATCATTCCATCACAGAGGGCGAGTGCTTAACTATTGTTTTGGCGGTCGCGAAATACAGGCCTTTTTTATATGGACGCCCATTTTCTGTAGTTACCAAcgaccacgcgctctgctggctgatgATGCTTTCATGGTGGCTGCTCCTTTTGATCTCCAGGCTCCGCACCGATCCAGTACTTGCCTGGACAGTGCTATCAAGTTGACAATTGTTTCCATTTGAATACCGTAGCACACAAAGGGGCTCCACCAGTTTCTGCAGTCCTACAGCGACATTTTCTATATCAGTGTCTGTCCATTGAGAAAAGCAACTGGTGTGACCCACTGCATCATCACTGCTGATGAGCATTCGATTCATAGCCGTTCATATTGCGTGTCGACAACAGCGTCAAATTATTCAAAGTGacgtcgagaaaatgctcgccaaacacttcattgagccatcctgcagtccttgggcatTCCCTGTTGTACTAGTCCACAAGAAAGACTGCACATGGCATTTCTGTGTGTACTATAGACACCTAAGCACAATTACAAGGACGTCCCTCTGGCAGGAATAGATACCCTTGATTGCCTTAACGTTGTCTGCTATTCTTACCAGAGTGGAAGTTTGGGCTAGTTgttgcgtagtcatatttgcaagttttTCAGCATGCGAACATAGgtaaaaggacagggtagacagaaaaaATGCTGACTTCCTACTAACTTTATATTTTAGAGTAGAAAAATATATTGGTCCAAAAAAGAATGATACAGAACAGGAACAAGCCTAATCAATGTGTCAGTATTAAGACACATGTGAAGGGTCCTCATTGCCTTAAAGCCCAGCCTGGTAATCACATTCTAACTGTGATAAAGCAATGCAGTCACTTGCATGGTCACTTGCATCCATACCAATGCAACTGGCCATGGCGTCAGTGCAGTGCTACGTCAATGTCAACATGGCCATGACTGCATTATCGCATATACCAGTTGTCTCCTATATGTCTCTGAGCGCAATCATTCCATCACAGAGGgcgagtgcttggccattgtttTGGTGGTTGCGAAATACAGGCCTTTTTTATATGGACCCCCATTTTCTGTAGTTAccaaccaccacgcgctctgctggctgaactctctTAAGTATTGCTCAGGGCAGCTTGGTCGCTGGGCTTCGTGCCTGCAGGAATTTTCCTACTCAGTCGTCTAGAAATCGGGTCGCCTGCACCTGGATGCCAATTATCTCTCCCGGTAACCTGCCGACGTTTCTCATGACACCGGCATGAACATGGTGCAAACACAGTGCAAATGCGGTGCACTCCATGTTTTCTGTGACCGAATTGGTTCACATCgaggaagaaaagaaaggggATCCAGTGCTGCTAGATATCATCAGCTGCACAGAGTACACCCCAAATGATGCCCCTGCCCATCACTTTGTGCTTCAAAAGGGTGTCTAACAGCTGCGATTTCCACCCAGATGGCCCTGGTTTTCTTATTCTTGTGCCTCGACGTTCACGGCGCTGTATCCTGGCTGAACTTCATGATGCACCCACAGCTGGACACCTTGGCATATCTCGCACGTATGAGTGCACAGGGTACCGTTTCTTTTGACCATGCCTTGATCGCTTAGTATGCCAATACGTCATTACTACTCACCGCCCATCTGAAACCAGTTGACATACTCACGGAACCATCTTACtttgttgggttagacctgcttcgTTATTTTTTCACATCGATGTTGATAAACAAATAGATAGCCATGGCTACAGATTACACTACACGCTATGCTAATATGCAGGCTCTCGCGACAAGCTGTGCAACTAACGTTGCTGACTTCCTGTTATGGAGATCCTACATTGGTTCATGGTGCCCCAAGACAACTGCTCCAATACCGAGGCCATACATTTCTGTCCCAAGTCATCACCGACTTCCTGCGTTCATGTTCCATGCAACACAAATGAACGACTGCTTACCATTttcaaaccaacggcctcacggagcCCCTTAATTGTACTCTCACAGATATGCTCGCTTTGTGCTTGTCACCGGACCACCAATACTGGAATCTTGCCCTACCGTACACATCTTTCGCAAATAATTCATTATGTATAGACACAGCAGGCTTTTTACCCCTCTTCATACTGTACGGAAATGAGCAGACTTTACCATTGGACATAGTCATCTCATCCCATACGTCATCCACTAGTAATTACGCCCGCGACAACATTGGTTGGTCTGTGATTCCATCAGCTCACCTGTGCTCGGCTGACAGCATCGCAGACCGACCAATGTCCTCAGTACGAGGCTTCACATTAAGACGTACATTTCAGTCTCAGTACCCTTGTGCTACTCTGGTCCGCTCATTGATGggtgggcctatccgaaaaactttaGTCTCCTTACACGGGATTTTCATGAAGCAGTAGCTGTTACCTTCAAGATTGGCCTCATCTCTCCCTCGTAATCCGCTCTGTTCATTGTTGATGTTCACGTGACACGACTCGAACCCTACAACACCGCTTGTGAAAACGACTTTTGAATATCCTGTACGGTACTTCCATCGTTCGTGGTAATGCTACGGGCCAGTGGCATAGCAGCCCAACAGATGAAAAGGAGCATGACAGAGAAAATACTGGCACAAGCTGATTATATCAGCAGTGCTGCTCACTTAACCAATTGTAAGTGCATCTGTATTTACACTTTCAAGTCTATCTTTTCTGTAACGATATCTTGCAAAATGTACTGGAAGACGGTTCATAAAAGTGTCTTGTGCTTTAATAACTTTGGCCACTTTCTTTTCTGCACTAAAAACTGTTGTGGGCCCGATTTCCTAATTATCGTCCGATGCAATACTGACAGGTATTGCAAAGATTGTGCTTCTTGTGGTGTAGTATAAGTATCAAATGGTAATGTTTAGCATTACAGTAGTAATGTATAGCTTATTATGGTTATTATCACTGCATTTCAGTGGCTATGCCATTGTACTGTGCAGCTTTGCTATTAATTTTGTTTGCATTATAATTGTGTATGTGGCTGTGCACTTGACTCTTGATCTGGCAAATTGGTATCATGAAAGGTGCGATGACACATGAAAATATGTCACAGTATAACGTTTTGATGCATGTGAAAAACAATTGGGGGACCCCTAAGCTTcatctttaagagttgaatgcaatagtgatattctgttcctagaGCGTACTTCAAACTCTTAGTACTATatgaaatttttaaaaaattgctATGCCCGCACTATCTGGGTGCAGTagcagtgtgccttttgtagagggTGATGCAAACAAACCAAATTCGATGCGCGCTCAGACccagaattttttattatttattttatttgcatctttctcaatcatttggtcacgcaaagatgatgatttttcgctcacaataaACGACACAGACACCAATGCCAGAATTTTTGAGAACGAACTCTTCAACACCACATCGGGTTAATAAATTCAAGTGGGATACACAAGCATTGATGCAAACAAACATTTAATCGAAATATGTTCTTAGCCAAATTGGAAGCCAATGGTGCAGATTATGGTTTCTTAGGGCTTAGGCGCACCTCTTTATCTGTGTATTTGACCCAAGCCTTGTCGAACAACTCCTCTGCAAAGATACAGGTAGTGTGAGAGGCTTCTGAAGAATCCATGACACAATGTGGAAATGACTTGTTTTCACATTGTGCTGCTACCCTGCTCAACACAGGCTGACAGAAGAACACGTCGTTGCTTGGCTATTGTTTGTTGCCGCCTAAGAGCCTAACTCCAGTGTTTCGTCTTCTTTGTACACATGTTTAGGAAGCATATTGCGGAAGTGCAAAAGCTGTGTTTGTGCATGCCTCGGACAATGTTATCTCTGTGTCATATCTTGGCTTTTGTCTTTTGCCCAAAAAGTGCCATTAACAGACGGAAGTAGACTAAAGTGTTTGGTTCCCAGGCAAAGACAGTTATTCACATTTTTTACCATCAGAGCACCGTGCTGGTATTTTGCCCTGTCATGAGGCAGTGAAACGTTTTATCTTTGGCATGATCATTCTTAATCCATAGGCGATGCTGCTGTGAACGTTTCATGTGGAATAGAAACAGCTTACAGTCTTGCTTTCTTACTGATTGCAACCTAGAGCATACCAAaacatgactttttttttatctcacttTAGGTAGTGTCAGTGATCAGATTACATCAAAGCTGCTCTTATGTTTATCTTTAAATGTGTGTCAAAGAAATCCAGGAAGTCAAACTTAATCTCAAACTCTCCATTACTGCATTTCTCACTGCATAATTTGCGATGTACACTGAACTGTTCACTTGAATATGTAAGGAGGAGTTTTAATAGCATGTTAAAAAGAGGGCTGACATGAATTTCAGACATTTTTATATTGTTGCTCTGAATAAAAACAGCGGTATCGATAACCATAAGTAGTGCATCATGGTGCTTTGAAATACATTTAATATGCTTTTGATACTCCTGCTTGAAGTCATAGGCCTGCAGATAATTTAGAGCTCCCTCAGACTCGCTCATGAAACATGCCTTACACTTGGGGCTCATTTTATTGGGCTCACACTCACCAATGTTTTCTCTAACCGAACTCGCTCGGACTTGGGactcagtcagtcaagaactttactAAATGGTCCTGAGAaatttaagccaccagggtgtccaCAAGGGACACTCTAGCAGCCGCTACTGTAGGCGGCGTCTGAGTCAAGACGGGAACGTGgcggcgttccgccagttcttgggccctctggactgccttttgttggtttctgagactggggctcctgagtgcctcctcccagtcggactcactggtgagaggtcttcgaggtaacgcgggacattgccatagcatgtgttcgagtgaacagtacacttctgagcAGTCTGGGCATTGTGAATCTTATGTCCGAGTTGTAACGACTGAGTCGGCCCCGtcatgggtacgatctcgtttgtagcaTGTGAAAAGGTACCTCTTGTGCGCGTTCGAGCTTTGCATGTGGTATTGGCTTCTATCGTTTTGGTAGTAGGAGGTAATTTCTTGAAAGATGAGGAAAGGATCATTAAACAGTACGTCTGTGCCCAGCTCTTTGGTGGCTGATTGATCGCCACAGCGGGTCAGTTCTCGCACTCTATTATGAGCCTTTTCATTGAGGTTGGGTTGCTGTGGGTGGACCTCTTTGCCCATGTGGTCTGGAAAGCAAGAGAGGTAGTGCAAGCCCATGCTTTTGCATGTTTGTAGAATGTGGGCTGCTTCTTGAGCGATGTTGCCACTAAAATATTTCTCAATTAGTCTCGCTCAGACTCAaattcaccaaaatattactcaatTGGACTCGGACTCATGGGTCtacttgagtccgagtgagtcgactcacgagtcCATCAGCTGTTTTGTTCAAGGTATCAATGCTTTTTAAAACGGATATCTCGCATAATTGGAGCTCTGGTGCTTTTGTTCTCATATCTTTGAATACGAGTTATCAGTGGTCGTAATCTACTAAGAACATTTTTATGGAAAGCGATGACTCACATGAGATGTCCTTAACGAGGCCTACCTTGGAAAATAATGGAGGGAATCAAGCCACCTGTTCTTTTGTAGATCACGTGTCTGTTCAATTAGTATCGAGCTGGCGTGTGAAAGCTACTGAATTGATGTGCGAATAGACATAAGGAAATGTGAGCGGACATAAAGCTGATGGTAATACTTCAATTGACTAGATTGGACGAGAGGTTGGCAAAACAATGTGGAGCTTGCTCATCAAATATGCCTCGCCCTTAGGGCTCTCTCGGATCCAACCTCATGAAAGTTTTTCTCAGTTGTACTTACACTCGTCAAAATACTAATCACTCGAACTCGCCGAGACTCGTGGCTTTATCGGGGTCTGATTTGACTCGTGAGCTTGTTTGCCGACCTAGGGGGCCTTTTCGAAAACTTAGTTAGGCTTTACTTTGTTGAAATGACAAAGAATCTTAAATACCAGATTAAAATGTACTCGTTGAGTAGTTATAATGAAATTACATACGACATCAAAGGCATCCCTGAGGCAGTATACCAAGCCTCAGGCACCGAAGCTTAAAACATGTTCCGCCGATAAGGTTAAGCCCATTTTTGAAAGAGGAGTAATCGGAAGTCAAGTTCTAATACAAGAATATTTTGGACATGACAAAAGGTAATGTGCAATATTTTTTAGTTCTCAGCAGAGTTGGCGGAGGAGTGATATATTCGGACTAGACCTGTGCAGGCGGAAGTTTAAATGGGGGGACACAGCATCTAAAGCTGGTGGTCGTCTCTTCTGATTGTCGAGATTGGCTCCACTGAGACTTCCATAGATATTTTAGGTGCTTATATTCCGTCCTTGTGGTTATTGCTTGCATCCTACTTGTgtgaataactaatcttctatacctgattgcggtgaagtattctaccactgggaCAACCTGAACTATTGGGAGAACTAGCAATAAGCGGCTAAGGCGTTGGCCATTTCATTTAATGTTAACccacagtgacctgggacccataTTTATTTCAGGTACTTCAGCTGAAATGAAACTAAAAAAATAATTGGCAAATCTTAGGTGCTTCAAAATCAGCTGCACTGTCTATTCACTCTTGAGCCTTCACTGCAAGCTACACTTTTTATGTATTGCCTCGCATCTGTGACTTTCAAGGTCCGAACCATACCCTTTGACTGGGCAGATATCTGCTGCATTCCAAGTGATGCTATCTGGAAACCACACACTACACATATCATGCAGGCAGATTGTGACATCACAAACAGCAGGATAACTCGAAAGTAACTTTATTTACACACATTATTCATCACTGACGGCGGGGTGGCAGCTCTTGACAGGCAGGGTCTTTGGCAGTGGTAGACCAGGTCCTGCCACTgttttttggcttccttttttttttttcgagggtgGGTGGGGGGGAGGAGCACGTACCTACACAGAAAAGGTAATGAAAACATTGCATTTATATGGCAATGTGGATTTATTGGTACTCTATCTCAAAGCAACATATTAGCACCTTTGTAGCACAGTGACAAAGGATGCATACAAACAGATGCACTTGCAGTATATCGTCAGTGTGCCATGTACACACTGCAACTAGATTATTCAATGTACTTTGTGAGTGCTGAAACTCTAGGTGTGCAAAAGAATGTCACCTGCAAATATACACACATGTGCTGACAGAAAATCTGTGTTAGTCTTTCCAAAGTCCGATGGTAAAAACTTTCTTCAGAACATCTGTGCTCTACCAGTAAATTTCCATGCCTTCTCCTACAGCACCATTTTCTGGAGGAAAAGCTGCTATGGGCGCAGGTCTGTACAGCCCATGGGGTTTGTTGTTGGTgatgtacgtagccaccggtggcacatacccgcgatGGCACATACtatggtacttgtagttgatgctTGTATGGGATAAAATTTAAACATAGTACAAAAATGCATTGTTGATACTAGTTGGTGATTTCAACGTTGATATCACAGACACGaccaataattggcttatccaacattTGGCTTCAAGATATCCACTCAGATGTATACCCTATGACCATATGAAACCAACCACGATCCGAGGTACATGCATCAACGTAGTATTCGCAAATTTCCCACTGCAACCTGTACAGGAATCACTCACCCTTTATTTcgcagaccataaagccgtcataatgaaagGACATCACAAGCCATCCATTgtctctaagaacaaataaaagttgatttctaTTGTGCTTCTCATGATGTTTTTAGATCATGATCGATTGGGCGAATTACACACCGGAGATTCATGGATTTACCGATGATTCGCTCTAGAGCTTTGCCTGCCCACTCGTCATTTCACCCTGTGGATATGCCGAGATTCTTTTGCTACACTCTAGGCCTTATTTCACAGAAATAAACGTTTGTCTTTTTATGGCACTACCGCCACTTACTTCTGTTTATAGAAAGTCGGGAGAAGTTCACCATCCATGTATGCTCTGCGAGGATTACATATAAAAGTTACTGAAAGAAAGTCGGGTGCTTCATTTTCCTATCACAGCTTTAGTCTCTCCCGCTGACCGACAGGAATGCTGACAGGAACGCCGCAGCAGAGATCTTCCTAGGAACAAAACAACCAAACGCAAGAAGACTGCGCCGATTCCTTATGCTTCCGGCGTAAGCGAAGCCCTCGCAAGAATTTTTAGGGGCTAAGACGTACAAGTAGCACACGTGCCATCGCACAAGTTTAGAAACCAGCTGGTCCGCAATAAAGACTTATTAAATTGTGAGCACTATCTTAAAGTGGTATATAAAATTCCTCATCAAAACTGCCACTCATCCTACAAAGGAGAGACAGGCAACTTGAAATGATGCATTGAGCAGTACCAAATTGACGTAGCTAAGGGACGGTAACACCACCAACGCACTATCTGAACATCATTTTAACACAGGACACAGCATTGATTGTAATTCTACGACTGTCATTGGCAGGGAAAGATCACTGTCATCCTGCTTCTTTTGGAATCATTATTAATTCAGTCGACACCCGTACAGTTAATCGGACACGTGGAAATTTACTCAATACTTGCACCAAATCATTGCGTTATCTAGTATGGATATAAAGGCACGGTCCAACTTCTTTCGCTTGTATGTGAGCAAGAGACTCGTAGGGGTCTCGAAAAGTCATAAATTTTTTTCGTTACAACTTGGGCGGGTGTTTATTTACAAGAAATGTATGCAAGAAACGTTGTTTCGTCGAAACCTGGGTTACTGAACTTTATCCTCAAGTTTCTTTTCTGACCCACTCGGCTCTCTTCCCGTCTTGTAAGGTTACACCTATGATTTTCCTTCCCATCGCTCTCTGCGTCGACCTCAATCGATCCTTTCATAATAGTGTAATGCAAGATAGTAAAGTATTATAAAAACatttgcaaatgaaaaaaaagagctaCATGCATGATTTTGCTCATATCTTTGGTCATATGACCACAACTAGTCATAGTTGGGGGCATGCAAAGAAAagagtgtggagagagtgaagggTAACGGTCTGGAGTGGTGGCTTATCGTAATGTTTTGTGCATGCATGGTTGAATTAGCACACTCGCCTGATGATGAGGGTGAGATGACAGGGAAGGAGGCGGGGCTGCATCACCGCACCGCTGAAGAAGGCCACTCGTGGATGAGGCGCGACACTTCCTCGCGGATCTCGCTGACGCGGAGACCTGTGAGGCCACCGTTCTGCGAGCGCAGCATCTCCAGACAGGCCACCAGCCTCTCCTCGGGCACATCGGGCATGCGCTTGTGCAGTGTGCGTGCGAGGCGCAGGTAACCAGACTTGCGCACCGTGCCGAAGCAGTTGGTTTTGCTCCCAGAGCCGCCACCTCCACCGCTATTACCACTGCCACCGCCACAGATGGTGCTCGTTGGAGACGAGTTGCTGGAACTGCGCAGGTAGTCAAAGTCTGCCACACTCTCCGACCGCGAGATGCGAGAAGACAGCCGCGTCCGCACCAAGTTGAGGATGCGGTCAAAGCCGTAGTCAGGTTCCTGCTGTAGGTGGCAGTGGtggtcaaagaagaaaaagcaagtcATTTCAAAAAGGAGATAGTAAATGACAATGGTATAGCCAAGCTCCTAAAACTTAACAAGGCTTAACAATGgacatctttaaaaaaaaagctattccTTTCACAGCTTCAGCCGAAAGCGAGCATATTTGTACCTTCTGCTTACCATGTTTTTCAGACTTTTTATTTGTAAAGCAGTAAGTGATGTGGAGCTAGTTGGTGCTGTGTGCTCCATAAATATGAATCTATGTGACAAAAACTGTCTTATTTGAAAACTTTAGTACCATGTACCCTGCATACAAAGCATCTTTACTGCTGAAGGTCGCATCCTAACGACAGGAGCATCTGCAAAGACAAGCATGTCCGATGAAAGCATGCTTCCATAACTTAAATTGGCTAAGTTAACAAGCCACAACAGCTGTAAGAACAACCAACTATAGCTGCATGCAGTGAAAATAAGAGGACATACCCACGACAGCTTAAAGCCTGCGGAAGGTGGCAGGTCTTCAACTTCTATTTTCTTGTGGCGGCTTGCCCTCTCAAGGCAGCGGGTGAAGACACATTCTGCGCGGTCCCTCTGCAGAGCCAGCAGTTCAGCCCATCGCCTCCAAGGATCGGTGAGCTGACTGAGCAGCTGAACTTTGCCGTTGGTCTGGCCAAATACGTCGAAGTACAGCTTTGACACTGCAGCATTGCGCCTCTCAGCAAGGTCGATGGCACTGGAAAGGTTCTCAAGTATTGTGGAGCGACAAAAGTGGAGAAGCCTCACTGCCTCTTCATGATTGTGTGCACATGCTTCCAGCTCATGGGATGCATCCTCAAGGTCAGAAGGATCTTTGTCAAGATCTACGTacatctgaaaaagaaaaagaaaaatacaagcAGCTCTACAATGCTTGCTACACTGTTTAGTGTGAATAACAGAGAAGTAGGTCATATGTGGCATCCAACCAAAGCTGTTGAAATGCACTGTGCTGTGCTTAGTGCTGTTGCACTGCTTTTGTGCTTGTACCTGATTCGTGCAGCTTTGCAGCATGTAGCTCCACTTATATTGCACACAGCTCATTTGTACACTAAAGAAGTGTAAAATCAGTACATCATTATCGTATTGTCTACATGGAAAGCGGGTATGCTGCCACAGAGCTGTAGCCATGGCAGGCCAACACATGGGATTGCCGAAGACAACTCGTATGGGGATCAGAGAAAATAACAGGAACTGCATGTGTGCCACGAGCGTGTAATGAGGTAGTGTATTCAAATCCAGTGCTCTTGCTTCTATTGTGTTACTTGTACTCTGATGTGCTTTTTGACACTCTGCTGGAAGTGATAGATCGAGGCTGATCTTTGCTGTTTAGCATGCACAGAGACCTcaagcaaatgcaaaaaaaatggcgAGCATCCACTATCTGTTTATCTCTTTAACCATTCTGCCAACCGTATCCCCGGAGAAAGGCATCTCAGGAACTGTCGCTTGATTCTGTGGAGTAGTAAAGCGAGCAGAAGTTTTGATTACAAGATGAACAGAGTGCTATGCAGCTCATGCATTGTAATCCAAATAATACAAATCGTAATAACAAATAATCATTTTTTTCCCGTTCTACCAATGCTTCACTTGTAAATCTGCAATGGCCCTTGTGCAGTCGAAAGAGTTAAACTTGGAAGAATTAAGGAACTCGAAGGCGGTGGAGACCGAGCTTTATTCCAACCTCATTTTTTGACCCTGCATTACGGAGCCGAGGAACCACACCGTGTCATCGCCTTACAGTGCATTTCAACGACAAAACTCCGAACCCGAGTTTCGGGACCCGGCTGCGATTTGCGGTCGCCGCTTACCTGACCCTCGCGCGTCGCCGACGTGTCCTCGAGCAGCCTGGTTTCGCTCTTGCCAGCTCGCGCCCTGAAGTCGGCCAGCTGTCGCTTGAGCTTGCGCTTCTTGTTCTCCAGGCTGTTGATCTTGCGCTCGAGCTGCTCGATCACGCCGATTTCTGGCACCTGAGCGGCTCGCCGCAGCATCAGGCCCATCAGGAGCGCCAGCAGGAACAGGACGATCTCGATACTGGACATCATCGCGGTCTCAAGACCAGGGACCGAGGGGTGCTAGTAGTGCCAGGCGAAAGGCTGGACTGTCGTGAGCTGTCGCCGCAGGTCGATCGGGACCACGATCACGGCAGTCACGGCGTTCCCATACGCTAAATATCACGACCGGGAAAACAGGGGACGATAATCGCGCGACGGCCCCGACAGGGATGCCTTGGCCAGGTGAAAGTGAACCGCGCTTCGAACGAACTCCGGCTCCGCTTCTTTTTCGCCTGGCAAGCGAGAGCACGGCACGCTGGCGCTCGGCCGTCGCGCGGATCAGGTTGGAACACGAGCTCGAGCCCCGCGCGTGGTTCGCGCAGGTTTGGAATCGTAGTCGTCGTCGTCTGCATCAGCTGCTGGTGCAGTGTGCCGAACCGGCCACATCGAAATATtatgaggttgaaaaaaaaaaattacagggtGCACTTTCCATCGTGTTCGAGCCGGACTTTCCAATCGCAATCGAGAAACTCGACCCGGGATCGCGCGCGATTAGCATATATAAATCGCAGCGTGGATGATACGCTACACGGTCACTTCTGATATCTATCGGGCCTGATCCAGATCGAATCGATTGTTTGGGATTGACTCCTTTGGCCTGTTGGCGATGCGCCACATGCACCGTATGACACCGCAACACGACACCCGCGGCACTCGAACGGCTGAAgcctgcctgaaaaaaaaaaaaaaaaaagaatgtgcgcTTTCTTGCTTATGGGGTAATGGCACCAGACGGGACAGTTGGGCGAGCTGGTGCACTTAAACGAATAATAGCGCGACCTTCGGCCTTTTGATGTTTGAAGGCTGATTGCTGAGGCACGCGATCTCGCGCCAGTTGAATTTGAAAACGTTGCCTCGGACCTCGCCATTGTGCCCTCGCCCATCGTATGAAAACACGCGTTGATGCATTCCTACAGCTGTACGCAATCTGTGTGCCGGCGTTTCGGGCCTCGCGAGCTCTGCGTCTTTCGTGATTCCGTTTCGGTGCTGAAATAGCCTGTTTTCCGTACAAGTTGCCGTCAGACTGCAGTACGAGCAGTGGTCCTAATTTTCCCTTCAGACGTGTCCGTGTTCCGTCTCGGTTGCACGCTCGGGAAGGTTCGGATATCATTCATGTGCACCTGTTCTTGACAGCCAGTTTTCTTTTCCTGCACAGACGCGCCGCGCGAAATTTTCGTCGCGCTACAGGCATGCGTTTCCGGTAGCGGTTTTCA
Above is a window of Rhipicephalus microplus isolate Deutch F79 chromosome 1, USDA_Rmic, whole genome shotgun sequence DNA encoding:
- the LOC142817945 gene encoding uncharacterized protein LOC142817945, with amino-acid sequence MMSSIEIVLFLLALLMGLMLRRAAQVPEIGVIEQLERKINSLENKKRKLKRQLADFRARAGKSETRLLEDTSATREGQMYVDLDKDPSDLEDASHELEACAHNHEEAVRLLHFCRSTILENLSSAIDLAERRNAAVSKLYFDVFGQTNGKVQLLSQLTDPWRRWAELLALQRDRAECVFTRCLERASRHKKIEVEDLPPSAGFKLSWQEPDYGFDRILNLVRTRLSSRISRSESVADFDYLRSSSNSSPTSTICGGGSGNSGGGGGSGSKTNCFGTVRKSGYLRLARTLHKRMPDVPEERLVACLEMLRSQNGGLTGLRVSEIREEVSRLIHEWPSSAVR